From Halomarina ordinaria:
CTCGTGCTTCGCGATGGCTCCCCCGAGGGTCATGAGCGCCCGTTCGGTCCGGGGGTTCGAGAGCGCGACCATGACCGTCGACGCGCCGTCGGCCCGCGCCGCGCTCTCCGGGGCGACGGTCTCCGCGGCGGTGACGACCGTCTCGGGCATCGTCTCGCCTCGCGTCCGGATGTACTCGCCGAGGAGCCCCTGTCCGTCGGTGTGGCGCCGTGCGTACGCGAAGTACCAGACGACGGCGCCGACGACGAACGCCGCCGAGAGCGCGAGTTCCCGGCTCCCGACGAACCCGAGGAGGCCGAGCGACAGGACGATGCCGAGCAGCGGCGTGAGGGGGTAGAGCGGCACCCGGAAGTCCGGGTCGTACTCCGGCGCGTCGGCCTCGCGGAAGACGATGAGCGCGGCGTTCATCAGCGCGTACACGACGAGGTGGAGCACGCTCGCCGCCTTCGACAGCACTTCGAGGTCCTGGCCGAGGAGCGCGATGAAGACGACGATGAGCCCCCCGGTGAGGACGATAGAACGGTAGGGCGTGGCGAACTTCGGGTGAATCTCGTTGAGCCAGTTCGTGACGATCTTGTCCCGGCCCATCGCGAAGTTGATGCGCGCCGAGGCGAGGATGGAGGCGTTCGCGCTGGAGGCGGTCGCCAGGAGCGCGCCGAGGGTGACGACGGTGACGGCGACGCCGGCGAAGCCGCCGGGGAAGGCGGCCCGCGTGGCCTGCGTCAGCGGCGCGCTCTGGCTCAACTCGGGCCACGGGACGACGCCGAGCATGATGCTCACCAGTATCGCGTAGAGGACGGTCACGATGGCGACGCTCCCGATGATGGCTATCGGGAGGTTCCGACCGGGGTTCTTCAGTTCCTCCGCGACCGTCGCTATCTTCGCGTACCCGAGGAACGAGACGAACACCAGCGCGGTGCCGGGTAACACCGCGCCGTATCCGAGCGGCGCCAGCCCTCCCTCGCCCGTCAGCGTCGCGTAGTCGAACGACAGCCACCCCTGGAGCGCGAACAGCCCCAGGATGGCGAGCAGGAGCGTCACGATGACCGTCTGGACGCCGCCGGTCTCCTTCGCGCCGACGTAGTTCACGAACACGAACGCGCTCCCGGCGACGAGCGCCCCGACCTGGATGTCGCTGAGGAAGGCGATACCGGGAACCGGGGCGAGGGTCGTGAGGTACTGACCGAAGCCGATGCTGTAGAAGGCGCTCGCGAACGCGAGGCCCATCCAGTCGCCCAGACCGGCGATGGAACCGAACAGGGGGCCGAGCGCCCGGTTGACGTAGTAGTAGCCGCCGCCGGCCTTCGGCATCGCGGTGCCGAGTTCCGAGACCGAGAGGGCGTTGACCATCGCGATGACGCCCCCGACGACGAAGGAGACGACGACGACGGGACCGGCGGCTCTGGCCGCGACCCCGGGGAGGACGAAGATGCCCGCGCCGATCATCGTCCCGATGCCGATGGTCATCGCCGAGACGAGGCCGAGGTCCTTCGCGAGTTCCTCGTCGCTCATGTGGCGACCACCTCGGGGTGCGCCAGCGGGGTCGTGCGAGCGACCATCGCGTCAGGCCACCTCCGTCTCCGCTTCGGGGAGCGCGAGGACCGGACGCGGCGGGGCGGTCACGAGACGGGTCGCCGTGTCGCCGGCCAGCAGTCGCGCGAGGCGACCGCCGCCTCGCGGACGGAACGCCACCGCCGTCGCGTCGGCGTCGACCGCCTCCTCGAAGACCGTCTCGACGACGTCCGTGCCGAACGCGGTCC
This genomic window contains:
- a CDS encoding amino acid permease, giving the protein MSDEELAKDLGLVSAMTIGIGTMIGAGIFVLPGVAARAAGPVVVVSFVVGGVIAMVNALSVSELGTAMPKAGGGYYYVNRALGPLFGSIAGLGDWMGLAFASAFYSIGFGQYLTTLAPVPGIAFLSDIQVGALVAGSAFVFVNYVGAKETGGVQTVIVTLLLAILGLFALQGWLSFDYATLTGEGGLAPLGYGAVLPGTALVFVSFLGYAKIATVAEELKNPGRNLPIAIIGSVAIVTVLYAILVSIMLGVVPWPELSQSAPLTQATRAAFPGGFAGVAVTVVTLGALLATASSANASILASARINFAMGRDKIVTNWLNEIHPKFATPYRSIVLTGGLIVVFIALLGQDLEVLSKAASVLHLVVYALMNAALIVFREADAPEYDPDFRVPLYPLTPLLGIVLSLGLLGFVGSRELALSAAFVVGAVVWYFAYARRHTDGQGLLGEYIRTRGETMPETVVTAAETVAPESAARADGASTVMVALSNPRTERALMTLGGAIAKHEGGQVLATHVVQVPDQTSLAAAAAQRTNLSRESERLLTDARADAERFDVPVETQTILSHRGVEEVFEAARTHDVDTVVMGYGGARLAGGRVEGTLDELTRDLPCDFLVLNERGFDPSKVLLPTAGGYSSDLSAGVARALRHTVDADVSVLYVADEGETESGRAFLAEWAADHGLADAELLVETGDVERAIEAAATDRTLVVVGATEEGLLSRVVRGSLALSVLEDLDTSVLLAERPHARSVRERLFG